TTTTACCCAAATTAGGTTTACTTTGGAGTTTGGTATAGAATTAATATGCAGTTTTTTGTTAGTAATTAATAGATTTGATCTTGATTCTTTGTTGAAACATGTTCTGACATGTTGGTGGAATctgaagttaattttaaaaaatacatcataatcatcaatcttagacaaataatatttattctttatagTTAACTTTTTCAACTACCTGTTTACTCGTGTTTGTGGTAGCTAGAAGTATGACCCTGTTTTGATTAAGTCTTTTGATAATGttctttaattttgtgttttggtttAGATAGCAATACTTTCGTGAAGCTCTCTTTTCACTagtcaacaaaaaaatataaacaagaaaaaaattagccATAATCCAATGTAATTTTTGTTCGgttggaagtttcacatcgactagaaataaggtcaaattataatatataagtggagtgcaaaccttatcttacaaaccagttttgtaaggttgagttaggctttaaAACTCATCTTCTAAtattctaatatggtatcagagccatgattagagTGTATCCTAACGAATTTTAAGTGTACATTTagatcgactagagataaagccaaattaaaattataatacataagtgaggtgcaaacctcactttattttgtaaagttgaattaggtttttaaacccattttctaatattttcttcataaaaaagTTCGTTTAAAttgaaagattaaaagaaaaaataaggtGGAATATCCAAAGCAAAAATGtgataaataaatttcagaCTTAAGTACATTGgcatgaaaaatttaaaaattttgagcTTTGTAATAACTTtatcattattgttattttgtattttacgtttggtaatatataatatttgtactGAAATGATAAGTCATCGTATAAAACATATCATGATAAAAagatcaaaaataaaaagaaaattttaaaagtattttaaagattatatatttaacaGTAAACAGTAATGGTAGtcgaataaaaataaactaacacATCTtagaaatcaaacacaaaatctgtaaatattttagtaatcacaagtcaataaatatttttactcaagACTAAATGCAAACTTcataaaattttcaagaattaaaaatatatttaaatctaaattttagttttttataaaaaaaaataattactttttaaaacacCGGTTctattctttaaaaataataattaataaagcaCAGTTAAATTTAAACCACGACtccttaataataaaaagaagaagaacaaagtcatatttcaaaacaaaattttgttttgaaattatattttttaacatgattttttctattaattaaagttttcatttaaaatttaaagacttaaaacttaaataaacttttatttaaaacacatttattttagtaatttttctAAATCTGTAAAAGATTCTATGAATTCAACTTCCCGAcaaagaaaataggaaaatcatatttttgatAATTCTCTTAAGAAAATCACTTAATCACTTATTTTatctcataataataataagaagaaaaagaataaaagttttaaatatttaaatttatttattttcattattacgTTAGTAAGGTGAGTTGTTAGTTTAGAAGGTAGGTGAAAATTTATGATTACCCaacaaagttgttaaaaaaataatgttaaaagaaactttttcttttatatccatatatatatatatatatatatatatatatatatatatatatatatttttaacaactttttgacaatatatacctgataatttataattggtctgttttaaatattttttaaaacgtaaattcaaatagactaataaaatgatgacacgtgttctATTAtcaaaaatgttgttaaaatatgatcatcccaaacaaaaatatatttaacctaaaaaatattcCTATCTTACTAAAAGAAGTGTATATATAGTGCCGTAacttatacttaaatttttacaCATATTAATACACAATATCCTAATTGAACAAGAATACATGCAATCTCAGAAACAAGCTATTTATAGTAATCTGAACAATCAAGAGCAAAAGATAAACAcactaaatatgaaaaaatccCACAATCTGAGCAAAGTCCATGACTATTATGGCAGTAGGTTTTGATTATTTCTACATTAATTAGATGGAAGGAAGCTCTACCATCTGAGTTTTCTTCCCTTCTACTCAAACGTGAATGAAAATGGAAGCAAAAGCTCCATTTATTCCAACTCTGAAAAATCACTTCCTCCTAATAAGTTACACACTCGCTTTCCATTCCTTTCACTTCACCCTCTTCCTGCATGCAACATCTCTATATAGTATCTCTAAAAACCAAACAAACACGCCACACAGCAAAGCATTGTTCAAGgcaaaagaaagagagaaagatgagCCCAACATGGGTTTTTGTGGTGTGTGTTGCAGCCATGTTTGTGGTTGGGAATGGACAATCATCGGTGAAGCCATTGGTGAAGACAGTGAAGGGGAAGAAGGTGTGTGACAAAGGGTGGGAGTGCAAGGGTTGGTCTGCTTATTGCTGCAACGATACCATCTCTGACTACTTCCAGACCTACCAGTTTGAGAACCTCTTTGCAAAGCGCAATTCGCCGGTGGCACATGCCGTTGGATTCTGGGACTACCGTTCTTTTATCACTGCTGCAGCACAGTATCAGCCTCTCGGCTTTGGCACCACCGGAGGAACCACCAGTGGCCAGAAGGAGGTCGCCGCTTTCCTTGGCCATGTTGGCAGCAAAACCTCTTGTGAGTCACTTTTCTTTCACATATGAATCATGATTACCACATTTGATATGAATATATGATCGCTTTTCAAATTGTTTAAGACCATGAAGTTGTGTGGTAAGCATTGTTGGAATAATGTTTCAGGTGGTTATGGGGTGGCTACTGGGGGACCCTTAGCCTGGGGTTTATGCTACAACAAGGAATTGAGTCCTGATAAATTCTACTGCGACGAATACTACAAATTGACATACCCTTGCACTCCTGGTGCAGCATACTATGGTCGTGGTGCCATCCCACTTTACTGGTTAGTCAGAAGCATTTTAAACAAAGATTTTACCAAAACTCGAGCAATagtcatgataaaaaaaacaccTTTTGTTTTTGTCGTATGATAACAGGAACTACAACTATGGAAAAGCTGGGGAAGCCTTGAAGGTGGATCTGTTGAACCATCCAGAATACATAGAACAAAATGCAACCCTAGCCTTCCAGGCTGCATTGTGGCAGTGGATGAGCCCACCTGAGAAGCACCTACCTTCACCCCATGATGTGTTTGTTGGGAATTGGAAACCCAGCAAGAACGACACATTGTCGAAAAGGGTACCTGGATTTGGTGCCACTATAAATTTGCTCTATGGGGACCAAACTTGTGGGCAAGGACCTGATAATGAGGCGATGAACAACATCATTTCTCACTATCTTTATTACCTTGATCTCATGGGTGTTGGCAGAGAAGAAGCTGGGCCTAATGAAGTTCTCTCCTGTGCTGAACAAAAGGCTTTTAAGCCCTCTGGTTCACCATCTTCTGCCACAAATTGATCTTTCCTTCCTCTCTCCATTCTTCGATCCTGCTAAACATTCTTAATAAAGGAGGCAAGTAGACAACATATTTCAACTACTTTTGGCCTTCAAGTGATGAGACTGAAACAAGTTTGGAGTGGGCACTCAGTTAATTCTGTATAGATTCTTACTttgcatacatatatatatatctggCCTTTTGATGTCTCCTTTCTTTtgtataatttgaatatattttggtataaTGTATACAATTGAATATTTGATCATCAAAGATTGTAACAATTTTGTTGATATTTGGATGTTGTGCAATCAAAATCATACCAAACTTCACACGAATAATCTGTTGTATCATTACTCATTTTGATATGTTGTGGGTCTGTTAACAGTAATGTtctgtatttttgtttttagtattATAACTGTTATATAAGACACTAATGAATGTCATAAGTAATGAGAAAATAGTTTTCATTCACTACCCCTCTCTCTCCTGAGATTAGGTtttctaacaattttaaaataaaaaatgactttctttataatttggaaataaaaaaattacttccaaTTGcacaattcaattttttttttctaaaataatactTATGGACAATCCGTAATCgttttgaatttctgattgtgatccaaaaataaaaatacgtaTGAATTTtgcaatttgaattttttttttttaaaaaaagactttcggattatataattcaaaagtaattttttttctttttgattatGCAATCCAAAAAGTGtttatgagaaaaaataattttaattacgcaatttgaatttttattttatttttacattatataattcgaaagtcaaaaaatatttttgaatcatACTATTTAAGAGTAAATTGAAAATCTTATTATATGAGAGTACAGGAAGAAACTGCCCACAGGCAATTGGTAACACGAAGGACTAGTTGAAGATGTTGCGTTCTTCAAGCCCAATATGCTGTCTTATTGGGTCCCGAAATCAGCTCTGCACGGCcctttcaatttttgtatttcatgCGTTAAGCGATAAAAACAAAGGAATTGCTTTCTGCAccctattatttttctttctgcaccaTCACATTTcctgaatttgttttttgaacCACAGAAACAGTTCCAGAAAATACTTTTGGGGCAGAAACCAACCCTTCCTATTAcggtaaaaaaagaaaaaatattcgAGTAACTTGTTTCGATGGGGTGGATGAAGAAATGCAGTGATATCAAATAGTCATGTAGTTGTTATCATTCAACATATTATTGCATCTATTTGAGAAgtcatatatgtttttaatatacttataaatttatcttcattttttttaatctcttaaaCAAAAGTTATGTTGAATTATAATCATGTGAAGGAGGTTGCTAAACAAATCTCGACAATTTAATGTGTTCTTTACTGTGTTCGTAAAAAGAATTCAATTACCTTCAATAAAGTATAAGCCGTAATTATTGTTGAAAAGTATTGAATAAAAACAACTAGAACTTCAGGCATTAACACATATTAAAGCGTTTTTCAATCGtctaaaagatataaaaattatcCATGGTTCAAAAAAGCAATGAATAAAAGGAACAATCTGCATAAgaaatccatttaaaaaaaataatatttaagccttcgattaaaaaaggaaagagagaagaaaaaaaaagaaaaggaggatttttaaagaagatgaaaaaatattttacttattttgttaGTACTTTATTTAATACGACTCTTAATAAATCATTCTAATTATTACATATTCATGATTTAATTCCATAAAAATGAAATAGGTTGCCTTTACTTAACATATTTTTCAACTTAAGTTTTTCAAAGGTAGTTTGCATTGGATTTttgtaatgtaatttttttcaacttaagTTTCAAAGACTCCATGGACCTTTTTTGATGAAGCTTCTTTTACCAAAAGTTGAAGCTTTGGATTGTTGAAGATATACAGAAACTAATCCCACCAACACGTCTAACAAAGCTTTTATTTTAACCTAAaaagaaagcagaaagagaaggaattgagagagaaaaagactGACCTTGTGAAGgaaatgaagagaaaatgaaaagctTGAAGAAGTAAGAAGCTTTAAGTTGAAGTTCATTAGATGGAGTTAACTTGAAGAAAAGTGGTGGCTATGATGAGAGTGTAAAACAAAGGATACATTCTCATTGTTGTTGTGTATGTGGGTGTTAACATGATTTAAAGTTtgtgtttttatgttatatatatagcttttaaattttgaaatagtcATAATTTAAGTTCTTTGTCCTTCTTCATttagtcaaacttcaattttatttcaaaacacCAAAAATAGAGAGTggaagaaagttcaaaaagacTGAAGTGGTCATGTTTTTgtaaaagacaagaaaaatgtGATTTACGAATACAAGAGATAAATTGcacttcttttttataaatgaaaagaaagaagcgAAAATCATccacataattataataataataaatgatgttgagatgataaatacaaattaaagtaataataataaatacatttatttatttttattgttttcactcAATTTAAATGATCTCAGATTTCCATCTTTCAAGCCAAACAAAGTTTGAGATAAGTTTTATTGAAGTATGTTTAAGGCATTGACCAAGTTTGAGATAAATGATTTAACCATTTTGTTAACCAATTTAATCCCCTATTATTATATTAGGTTACATACGACAAGTGCAAAGTAGAATAATAATTTAGTGAGTGATGATTAGTATTAGATGTATCTTTGTTCCAAATTAAACTGTTCCTTATGTATTAATCATCATATCAATTAAGcaataatactttattttaaagtttcaaaattttacataaaGTTATTTATGGTTAATAATAGCTTATACcgttaaatgtttaattatacGGGCAAAAGAAAGAAGTTGGAAGAATCTAAAAATATGTCataacatttttagttttatgttgatcaaattaatagttaaaagatatacaattatataattaaataaattcctATCACATTTAATAGTTCATATTACGATATCACTTAACAGATCAAAACGGACAATATCTTAAATGTATGgtgattgattttgtaaaagATTCTTCGACGCTCAATCCTACAACACACAATTGAAAAATTGAGAGTATTGTTTGTGTTCAAACATAATCTTATTTCTATGAGATGCTTAAGAAATTTTATTGAACACAATAGTTGTGGTTTAACACCATTGAATGTTCTTATGACCGACATGATATTATTTCTACTACCATGTGAAATACCTACATTTACTATAAGGTTGTCTCTTCTGTAAATATCTAATGTCAGTTTGAAGAAATCAAACGGTTTCACATTAGTGCATGACCTATGATCTTTCCATTAACAAgactaaaacttaaaatctcaCTAAGATCATTTAGCATCTCCCGATAGACGTTATTGTTCCAATCCTAAGTCTACCGAGTAAGATTTAAGATGTCTGTTTTGAAATGTGAAACTCCGTTATGATTTTGTTCtgaaaaaattatgaaaggaTAAAACATggataaagttattttaaactCTCTTAGGCTTTAACTCTTAACCCATGTGAGATTAATGTAGTCGGAACATAgtctaattaatatttatttaatacttttaaataatgttaattaagTTAGTCTTAATtaatacttatttaatattttaaataatgttaattaagttaatgaaaGGAATAGTAAAAATTAGGTGTTATACTTTtgcaattaaaattttcttcaaaGATCTCCATTAAATCATATAGGTGCAAGACATACACACAACCTAAATCATTAACATTAAATGTCTAGTTCCCATCATAACAGCAAATTTGTGTGAAAAAGAATAGCcatagatatatataaatttagaaaaaagttGTAGGGCCAATCAAGTTCATTTCGTACATATGatgattcattttattattttccaatGCTCCAATTATGATTATCGTATTGAGAAACATGTTAAAGTATATTGCatcaattgaatattttatcaataaattatatcttaaaatattatgaattaaagtaaatttaacGTTCTCTTTTTGAGATAACTTTATTGTAATAAAGTTTATCGAATTTATCATTTCACATATTTtaggtatatatataaattctaaattgtaacataattatttttctcataaaaacaaataattttataaattattacagTAAGCAAACATCTAGTCAAagaatttgtaagaaaaaaaaaataatactccTGTTTAAGATAAGAACAAGCAGAAAAGACTGGGTTCAAtctactttaaaatattaaaactaaattatatacgAAACCTCTtcttacataaataatttactCATTATCATTGATGtgcaatttttcaaaatttgaaagataaatttACCAAACAAGTTAGATGCCAACAAAGAAGTAGAATTTTAGGAGCAACTAACTTCCCTAAAGCATTGATGATGCTCATGAACAAACCagtttttttatcactttttcatcatttatttattgAGCTTTATATGACTagcaattataataaatagatatatatGATACAAATAAAAGCatataaaattcagaaaaaaagaagaagataataaTCCAAAAGAGAGACATAGAAATATGACATTCATCGTAGTGGataacttcaaaaataaaataaaaataaaaaaataaaagagtttaTGTTTGGTCTGCCACTACCTCTTCAGGGGCTTTATTCTGACAACAAATTCTCCATACTTATACCAACAATAGATATTACTCTTGTTGTATCATTTTAATTACATGTCTATTTTAAGTGTTTCAATATGTTTCAAGAGATTTCAAatcacaaaaatgaaaaatattaaaaatgaataattttgaattagtgAGATTATTAAATAGCAAATTATAGAGGCcagaataaataatttaacctttaaaaggaaaaattagaaatcattttaaataatatcctAGTGCAAATAATTAGGTTGGCATCCACATCTGAACTCTTTGAATAACGATAACTTTATAAGAAGATATGAATAATTGAGATGCTATTTGAAAAACGAAGTGGCGTAGAATAAAATGAAAGCATGTCTCTGGATAACGCAAAGGTTGTTTCCAAATTGGTTATTCATATGATTTCTATCTCTTATAACTGCCATGATTTGATTGCCCATGAAGATGTTACTTGCAATATTCTCAAACTCAAAGGACCCACAATTGGATATTAtataaaacgaaaataataatttatatattattaggtAATTTTACAACTTTTGAAAAGTCAACTCAAGAGATAACTCAAAAGCATGTTACAATGAATAAACTATTGTTCCTTAAAATGTTAACATGATGTTGCAAGAAAAGcttgaatttgatgaaaaacaATGTCTTCACGTCTCCTTGTAGAGATTTAAGGATAAGAAGGTATACCAGATTATTGAGCAACCATGTTTGTTGTTTGTAGAATGTAACAGATATAGCTTTGTGTTCGTGATTCGGCTTCCATGGTGCACACTCAATAGCTAATCTTTGTTCTAATCCAGAAATGTTAGTCAAAATCCACACTGTCAATGGATAGGATTTGTGGGcccttttttatttatgacCCAGTTGGGTCTGCTTAGGCCCATTTCCTTTTCCACCTCAACAATTTATCCGTTTTCTCCCTTGCTTTCCTTCTCTTTCGTATTGCATGAAAAAATttgaggtttaaacctttttttgttcctaagttaagttttgatgttcagtttaattccagcttttaaaaatgtcaacctttagtccttatgatatgaaaaatgtatcaaatcactcctattcgttaacaaatcataagtttttcattaagtgatttgttgttcataacaccttccgttcacaaatcacaaaatattggatacctaggtatgaaaatttgtgatttgttgttcattaagTACTGTCATGATGACtgttttgatacatttttcatatcatagggactaaaggttaacatttttaaaagtggagactaaactgaacatcaaaacttaatttaaggaccaaaaaagggtttaaaccaaaattgTACTACTCAAGTCTCTATGATAGCATTCATACGTGATGTTGTAAGCCACCCCAAGAATTtttatatcttcttttttttcttaatttcataaatcaatttttttaaattacacatcTTATGAACTGTTTTTCCCCCTCTTAATATGGTATTAGAAGTTAAttttttgcatttattttaataacttttttggtttttctcGTGGATGAAAACTCTAACTTCTTATGGTAGATTAGTTCTAGTGGTATAAATATGTTTACTCTAAATGCTATAAATAGTTGATATGATTTAACTTTTTGTTTAAAGATAAATGAATTGATCTAGGTTTTAGTATCAGATAATTGGTTCTTTGAATGTTTTCAATATTATGTCATTACAAATATGTCATCGATTACGTCCTTATATTATTCAAtcaatatgttatttttgtattagtggttgtttaattttctttacgcTCGATAATGTATTTTATGCAAACCTTAAatcaattttgttgtttatcatGTTTTATTGACTTGTAGTAACTTGTCAATCacctttcttaatttttttatccagATGTTTCACTCGGTGAAAATTACTGGTGATAATCTGATTAAAAGATTgtatatattgttttcttattttttttataaaataattataattttatttcctaTAATACTAGTACAAATAgtaattattcttataatacTAATTATACTTCGACTTTTGAATAATGACATTCTATTTGATATTTCACATAAgctttttcctttcaattttaaatttgtatctTTGCTAAATTAAAAGATCATCTTATGCTTCACTCAACAATGTGTTCCAGTCATTATTTGATACATGACATTTTGATGCTTATGGACCTTATGATAAATCTACTTATAATGACAAGCGACATTTTCTAATATTGATAAAGATGATTGTAATCGTTTTACTTTGATATTTCTTCTCACACGAATCTGAAgcttctataaatatttaattttatacgtTGAAAAGtcataaatgaatataaaaagatttgtataaaaaaaatctatattaattatgaatatgatttaaattataacataaataaaaatacgtatgttaataaattttattagattaaatttaaactttaaattcaacttttaatATTGGAAAATCTACActaattatgtaattatgtagtaaacatatattatatacacaTGCATGCCACCACACGACATGAATATTTGACAATGAATTCTGTCCATATTTATTAGAAAGTAGAGAGAAAAACTTGCTTTCATTTAATTTGCTTACCCATTCTTACGTATCTTCCCTGGAAATAAggttcatatattaaaataaaaacaaaagtgagCCACATAATatagaaacacatttttttttttattatttattcttttatgtttGGACTAAATTGCTTACTAAGTTGGCAACCGATTTCCTTCACCAAGCTTCCTTCTACCTCACTGATTAGATACTTGAATTTTATCCGAGATTTCTTCctttaaaaacacataaaaactaGAGAAATTTTAACAAAGTAAACTAAGACGAATCAAAGAAAACACGATTACAATTTAATTCAGATGATAAACAAGTTGGAACCTggaattttgtttatatttttgttatctatTTTTTAGAATCTATATTTGTAGGGACAGCAGAACACCTTGTCATTAATGTATAGTTATCTGTGAATAATAATTCTGATCACATGTTTACGTGGTTAGATGTATTTTcacatttattaaatatgtatatatcattaacatataaaagtctattaaattaaaatagaataatttataaatgtgtaatttcaaagtatttaattactgcatatttattataatttataattcattatttaatttaagtgCACAAGTTTCTTATTAGTCGTAGAAATGACACCGAGGTATTAATACAAGTACATCATTAACAAGTGATACAATATactcattaataaaaatattttagatggTTAGATGTATTTTCGCATCTATGATATATTATTACATTcgtctaaattaaaatatatgaaccTAGCcttataaaactaataaaactaatttgtatAGTTATATATTATGGTTTGAACATATcttaaaatcttatataaattttttcaacaTTATTGGATAATTTCTTGCATATTCAAATATTTGAGGAGTGAAAGACACAAAAATGACTTAAGAAAATGGAGAATGGTTGTCTTCTAGTGCCATCTAATCAAATGGTTGCATAGTCTCTGTAAATTCTGTTAAACAATATGGTCCCACCCCTACATAAAGTAACTTCAGGTGACTATGAGTTTTAGTTTTTTGAGTAATTAAGAAGGAAACAGACAGAGACAATGCAcgttgttttttttgttttatttttttaaattcattatttgtATGAATAAGCTTATCACCAAATTCTTATAAGTTAAAAGTTGTATCGAACTAGCCTAATTACAATTCCATTCTTAAGTAAGAGTTGATGATATCAATACATAAGTATAATACGTAAGTGTTGGATGGTATTTGGTTATAAGAAAAACGTTCAAATGTGTATGTCATTTAAAtgcaaattttagaaaaattataaacaaagttGGATCCCATGTGTAACATTTATTTAAGAGTGCATACaacaaatgtaaaataaaacgTTTAATCTTATGTTTTCATACATTGCCTAAAGCTCCTTATGAGAAAAAACAATAACTTATGCATTTTGTGAAATTGATATCTTTTTTATCAATACGGaaatgtataatattatatgtttcaATTGTGAGGTCGAGTCATTAACACcttcacaattttctttttcttctgtgtCGTTCGTCTATTTTTCTATAAGCCATCCGTTTGAGGAGACACCTGACAATGACACTTCGATGTCTAAGTCAGTTTTGGACCGAACGGTTAATCTCTGATCAATAATAAATGTGCAATAAATGCACAGT
This DNA window, taken from Vigna radiata var. radiata cultivar VC1973A chromosome 5, Vradiata_ver6, whole genome shotgun sequence, encodes the following:
- the LOC106760177 gene encoding chitinase-like protein 2; this encodes MQHLYIVSLKTKQTRHTAKHCSRQKKERKMSPTWVFVVCVAAMFVVGNGQSSVKPLVKTVKGKKVCDKGWECKGWSAYCCNDTISDYFQTYQFENLFAKRNSPVAHAVGFWDYRSFITAAAQYQPLGFGTTGGTTSGQKEVAAFLGHVGSKTSCGYGVATGGPLAWGLCYNKELSPDKFYCDEYYKLTYPCTPGAAYYGRGAIPLYWNYNYGKAGEALKVDLLNHPEYIEQNATLAFQAALWQWMSPPEKHLPSPHDVFVGNWKPSKNDTLSKRVPGFGATINLLYGDQTCGQGPDNEAMNNIISHYLYYLDLMGVGREEAGPNEVLSCAEQKAFKPSGSPSSATN